GGACGAAGGTATCGACAGCATACTTCGCTTGCATAGCGTCCGAAAATCTGCTTGAGGTCATCTGCATGAACGAGCGGAAGGGAGCAGAATCGGGCATCGAACGGGAAGCCGTACTCCTTTATCTCCTTTTCGGTCATGGCTATAGCTGGATTGAAATGTCCCAACAAGCCCGAAACATGCTTGACAGGGATTTCCCATATACGGAAAAAGCCCAATATATGATCTATGCGGAAAGCCTTGAAGTAGTCGGCCATGCTCTCGAAACGCTTGCGCCACCAGGCAAAGCCGTTTCGACTCATTACGTCCCATCGGTAGATAGGGAAACCCCAGTTTTGCCCATTCTCGGAAAACTGATCCGGAGGTGATCCGGCGGCATGCTCCGTGTCGAACAGGGACGGTTCCATCCACACCTCCACACTATTGGGGCTGACTCCGATCGGTATATCTCCTTTGAGTAGGATCCCTTTTTCTTCGGCATAGGCCGATACGGCATGCAGCTGCTCGTGGAGTAAAAATTGTACGAAGCGATAGTAATTGGTCTCCGTTTTCAGTTCGGGAGATACCGCCATTCGTTCGATTTGGTTTTTCCCCCACGTATATTCAGGCCACAGATGGAGTGGCAGTCCCTCGTACTTGTCGCGCAGATGGCAAAAAGCCGCATATGGATCCAACCAATCAGCCGCTGCTGAGACGAATTGACGGAAAGCTTTCTTGCGCATCACATTCGCCCCTTCCTGTCGATACAGGGCATGCAGAAATTCCTCCTTCAGAGCCAACACAGCCGGATAATCCATTTGCTTGAGTGCCCTCAGTGCTTCGGCCTGCTTCTCCATTTTTGCCATCAGAGCACTATTCTTCAGTCGTGGCAGCGCATCCAAATCGGCATAGATAGGATGGATGGCGATGACCGATACTATATTATATGGATAGGAGTCGCGATAGGAGCGTGTGTAAGTGGTGTCGTTGATGGGCAGGAGCTGTATAATGCGCTGGCCGGTCATTGCCGCCCAGTCCACCATACGGCGGAGTGCACCGAAGTCTCCTATGCCCCAATCCTTGTGGGTGCGCAGTCCGAATAGAGGGATGACGCTACCTGCATAGCGTGGCATATAATCACCCTCGCGGAAACAGAGGCCGGCCAAATAGACGGCACCATAGGCATCCGTCTCTTCGAATCGGTAAGATCTGTTTTCTCCCTCTTCCCAACGGATGTCGGAGCAGTCGTCTTGTCCGGCAATGAAAAACTTATATTCCAAAAGTGGAGGTAATTCATCCTTCTCCAGCGTGATAGACCATTCGCCCTTTCCCAAATGGTGCATGGCGCGGGCTTGCTCCACTGACCAGTTGCCAAGAGCAGGACTATTGCCCGTCATACAGATCTTCTGGTCGGGGTGAACGCATGGAGCATATAGCTGCATGACGACTTTGACGCCCTCCTTCGTTGGTTTCGGGGCACGTTTCAGCTTCTCCTCATGGCGGAAGAAAACATCGTAAAAAGCAGAACTGAAAAAGGGTGCATTTTTCGGTCGATCGATCCAGTAATCGTCCATCAGCACTCGCTTGTAACCATGATCCAATACCAGATGGTGCATGCGTTTCCACTCCTTGCGAATGGCGTTGCCTTCGGCGTCTCTTACCAGATAGTAATACTGTATATCCTTGCGGCGACCGTCTATGATCACACGTCCCTCCCATCTGTCCTCGCCCGTTGCTGTCAGCTCCAAGGCAAGTGCTTCATCCCAATTTCCCAATTCGGCCGAAGAGCCCGATATGCAGAGGCGTTGCCCCCAATCGGCTCGATACTTGATCGAAAAAACTATCTCCATCGTTCTTACGAATATCTCATCTCATTACAGCCGATCGATCAGCCACTTTATCTCCTCATAGGCGTAGGCGGCAAAGCTCCCCAGCCAATGATCGCCACCATAATTGCTATTGAATATCTGCTTCATGCCCTCTTCGTAATGCCGCTTGGCTGCTTGTCGCATCCGCATTCCGATGCCATCATTCGCCGGTAAAGCCCTCGCTATAGCTCCCATACACCACGCTCTGGAAAAGGAAAGTCCTACGAGATGGACTATGTGATAGTCGTTCAGATCGGATACGATGGGAGGTGTACACAGACGTTCCAATCCCTCGGCCGTAAAAAACTGTTCGAACCATTGCCGGTAAGTATCGGCAGGCATGATTCGTCTCATCAGATCGGCTTCTTGCAGCGAAGGAGAAAAGAAGTCCGTGGCATTAGGTTCCCACTCAGCCGGTATGGCTCGGTCTTTGGCGAAGAGGTCCAATGCTTTTTGGCGGAGTGAATCCCGAAAACAGCTGTCTCCCATAGCAACAGCCCAGTCGTAGGCAAAGGCCATGGCGAAAGCCGAGTTGGAGTGCGTACCGATCCTATCGGCGTAGGTCATTTTGGGGAGATGAGCTTTCCACCGCGCTACGATAGTCCGAGAGAGAGGGGACATATGCCGATGCCATTCTGCCGCACGGCTTGCCAAGTGCGAAGGCACGGCAGCATCCTGAGATAGCCGAAGCAATTCCTCATCCAATTTCAAAAGCCAAGCCCATCCGTAGGTGCGCTCGAACGTCGCTCCCCCTGGTCTGTCGAAATAGGCCGCTTCGGTTGCGAGCTTCTCCGCCGTAAACGAATGATCGAGAGCAGCGACGATGCTATCCATCATGGCTATATCGGGTACGATGCGAAGCGTATGTACCAGCATCCAGTGGCTGTGTACGCTGCTGTGCCAATCGAACGAGCCAAAGAAAACGGGGTGCAACTGAGAGGGGGTCAGTCGGGCATCGGCTTCGTCATTGATCACCTGTCCTGTCTTATTAGGGTATTCTGTCGTAATACTCTTGAGTGGCATCCTGACGAGGCGCAGCAGCGTACTCGAATCTTGCGCCGACAAGAGATAAACAGAAAGTAAAAGGGAAATGATGGTGACAATTCTTCTCATAATTTTCGAGGGATAAGCGTACAAATTTAAGACTTTGGCCTGATGAATACCAGTAAACGCTTTATTTCCTCGCTGAAAGCTCGTAGAGTATAATAAAAAGAGTGTGCCGAAGTGCTCACTTCACACTCCGGCACACCCCCCCGTATACCCTTTAGGAAAGGGTGAGAAATAGCTTAGTAAGTCAGCTTCATAGAGCGATTGCCCACTTTGACGATGAACGTTCCGCCCTGGCCTAAGTTGACAACAATAGACCCGTTGCCCGAGTAATCGCTATAAACCAAACGACCACTGAAATCATAAATACTTACAGCCTCGCCATGAACATTGTCGATATGGATATTATCTCCGATAACCTGTACCATAGCCTTGGCCATGCTTACCGAGGGAGTCAGATTCGTGGGAGAAGGACAGACTCCGAAAGATTGGAGCGGACTGAAAGGAGTCGTTTTGTAACCTTGATATTGTACTCCTTGGCCTCCATGCTTCACGGCAGCCACCTGATGGAACATTTCATTCTTGAATACTCGCTCGGGCACATTTACATCGATCGATTCGCTTTCCAAATATCTCTTGAAGAGGAAAGGATCCGGCAGGCTTTCGCCGGCCTTATACTTCTGAGTGATCTTGAGATCATCGACATAGAGATTCTCCGGTGCATATACGGCATATATGCCGATTACCGAACGCTCCGTTCCCTTGGTCAAAGAAACGTTGAATACCTTCCACTGATCGACCAGTCCGTCCGATTCATTCAGATACAGCAGCTCTGACTGCACATAGTCTCCGACAGTCTCGTCGTATTGGAAGAGGGCGATCGCTGCTCGCGTATAGCCTTCCACCTGATTGCCCTGGCCATCGTCGCCGACGTATTTCGTGGCATAGAGCTTCACACTCAAGTCTATCTTCCCGCCTTCTTTGGAAAGATCCAACTCCGGTGAGATCAGGCCTGCATCGGTGTGATTGAAAATGTACTGCCATGCATCCAAGCAGATATAGTCCGTGTAGGGAGCATAGTTAGTCCCTTTCCAACCGGCTTGTGCCAGATCGCTCAGATAAACCTCATCGTACGTATAGGTAGACGGATTTTCTATCGTCCAGCCTGTCAGTTCTCCGGAAGGAGTCTTTATTCCATCGAAGTTTTCGTCGGTAACAAAGAATGCGCCGTCAGCGGCAGCTGTACGCTTGAAGCGAGCGAAATAGTTGTAGCGTTCGGCAGAAGGTACTGCGTTCCATGAAGCGGTATAGGTCACATCTTCTGCGGATGCCGTGAGGTTATTCACCGGATTCATCTTGGGCACTTCGAGATCGAACACCTCCATGGCTTTAGATACGATGGATACATGAGTTCCTTTACGAGCACGTACTTCGTAGTAATAAGTTTTGCCCGACTCGGCATTCGTCACGTTGAAAGTCGTATCATTTACAGCCTGTGCTTGCAACAGATATTCTACATCCGCTCCATTGGCACTGCGAGAATAGACATCCAGCAAATAGCTTTCGGCTTCTGCTACTTTGGTCCAGTTGGCATCGAAGCTACTGCCTTTGTAATTGGTGTGCGGCAGAGCCTTAGGTGTGGATACATACTGGTCGATCTGGTAAACCTCCAAATTGTCGATATAAACGGGATGATCATTCACCACGATATTGAATATCGAATATGAACCACCACCGTAGAAGATCACCTCATAGGTCTGCCACTCCTGAGTAACCGGAGGTAAAGGAAAAGCACCGAGCAGATCCCATGTAGGACTCATATTGAACGTTTCGGCCGCTTCTATCATAATCTGATTGGCCATTCCTTCCGCCGTACGGGCATCGAAGCGAACGATGGCAATGTTCTGATAGCCGGAAACATTGAGCATAGGCGTATTCAGGTGAGAGAAATTCTCTCCATCGGCATTGAGGCAAACAGTACCACCGGCCTGCCATACATTGGCTCCACCCCAACCCTGTTGCTGGGTATAACCCGGTTTGAAGTTAATCCAGGGATATTCGCATTCGCCCGGGAAGGCATAGGTAAGTACCGTATTCAGATCAGGCGCACCTATCGAGCCTGTCGCAAAGCCATGGAAGTCTTCTTTCAAAACACTGACTACTGTGCCGTAATCGTTCTTTGCTTTTTGCATGCTCGGTCGAACCGATATTTCAACTTTCCCAAGGCTGAAACTCGGTTTTTGGGGAGAGGTCACTTTGACCTTTCCGGCAGTTTGCGACGCTGCCGAAATAGTCCTGCCGGCTAACTGGGCAGACATGTCTGTGGCGGCAAACAATGATAATGCCGCCATTAACACAAATAATGTAAATTTCTTACACATAAGTTCTTATATCCGGATTTTGGTGACTACAATCCCGCTTCGGTGTGGCAAAACCCGTGACAATCCACATTGAAGCGAGCTTTGGGTTCCAAATGTATACAAATTCAGGAACATAGAAGGTGCGGCATCAGACTTCTAACCGGTTTGTGCATTCCGGTCTTAATTGCAACGGTTTGACAAATTTAGGATGGAAAACTACGAAATGGAATTCTAAAATTTAGTTTTTTTATATCTGTTATTGAGATTCGTCTCAATTTGATTTGCGAG
This genomic stretch from Porphyromonas gingivalis ATCC 33277 harbors:
- a CDS encoding 4-alpha-glucanotransferase → MEIVFSIKYRADWGQRLCISGSSAELGNWDEALALELTATGEDRWEGRVIIDGRRKDIQYYYLVRDAEGNAIRKEWKRMHHLVLDHGYKRVLMDDYWIDRPKNAPFFSSAFYDVFFRHEEKLKRAPKPTKEGVKVVMQLYAPCVHPDQKICMTGNSPALGNWSVEQARAMHHLGKGEWSITLEKDELPPLLEYKFFIAGQDDCSDIRWEEGENRSYRFEETDAYGAVYLAGLCFREGDYMPRYAGSVIPLFGLRTHKDWGIGDFGALRRMVDWAAMTGQRIIQLLPINDTTYTRSYRDSYPYNIVSVIAIHPIYADLDALPRLKNSALMAKMEKQAEALRALKQMDYPAVLALKEEFLHALYRQEGANVMRKKAFRQFVSAAADWLDPYAAFCHLRDKYEGLPLHLWPEYTWGKNQIERMAVSPELKTETNYYRFVQFLLHEQLHAVSAYAEEKGILLKGDIPIGVSPNSVEVWMEPSLFDTEHAAGSPPDQFSENGQNWGFPIYRWDVMSRNGFAWWRKRFESMADYFKAFRIDHILGFFRIWEIPVKHVSGLLGHFNPAIAMTEKEIKEYGFPFDARFCSLPLVHADDLKQIFGRYASEVCCRYLRPFDSDYYTLATKNFYQTDIAALDPTAVVGGEDTIRGLMRVATEVCFVIESGKPGAFHPRIHFEKSFRYAHLSLEEKKAWQHLSDDYFYKRNDDLWKQEALSRLIPLLSSTDMLVCVEDLGMIPPAVPVVMEQLQLLSLILERISKEPGQDFADMSRQPYCSVCTTSTHDMAPLRLWWQENELLRRHYYSMILGEKGTAPETCTPETARRILRQHLLSTSMLAIFPLADWLSLSGELQGIVAPEDEQINKPEISDHYWRYRMPISIESLSEDYRELNESIASLIRTSGRG
- a CDS encoding DUF2891 domain-containing protein, giving the protein MRRIVTIISLLLSVYLLSAQDSSTLLRLVRMPLKSITTEYPNKTGQVINDEADARLTPSQLHPVFFGSFDWHSSVHSHWMLVHTLRIVPDIAMMDSIVAALDHSFTAEKLATEAAYFDRPGGATFERTYGWAWLLKLDEELLRLSQDAAVPSHLASRAAEWHRHMSPLSRTIVARWKAHLPKMTYADRIGTHSNSAFAMAFAYDWAVAMGDSCFRDSLRQKALDLFAKDRAIPAEWEPNATDFFSPSLQEADLMRRIMPADTYRQWFEQFFTAEGLERLCTPPIVSDLNDYHIVHLVGLSFSRAWCMGAIARALPANDGIGMRMRQAAKRHYEEGMKQIFNSNYGGDHWLGSFAAYAYEEIKWLIDRL